In Vibrio mangrovi, the DNA window ACAACGGAATAACATCCAGTAACAACATTTCCGAATCCGGTTTATTACCAGCCAGAATATCCGCCTGAGTCGCAGCACCAATAGCAACAACTTCATCGGGATTAATACTGGTCAGCGGCTGGCGACCAAAAAATTCACCAACCATTTCACGTACGAATGGCGTCCGGGTTGAACCACCGACCATCACGACTTCAATCACGTCTTCGGCATCAACATCCGCATCTTTCAGAGCCCGGCGGCAAGACATCAGCGTTTTTTTCACCAAAGGCTGAATCAGTGCTTCAAACTGGGTACGGCTCAGTTGTCCGTTCCATCCCAGAACAGAAATATCTGCTGTTTCAGCATCAGAAAGATCAATTTTCGCCTGAGATGCCGCATCCAGTAACATCCGGTACTCTTCAGCACTCAGAGCATGTTCAATCGCAATACACTCTTTCAGATGATCCGCAATAAGATGGTCAAAATCATCACCACCAAGAGCGGAGTCTCCTCCGGTCGCTAATACTTCAAATACACCTTTTGACAGACGCAGAATAGAAATATCAAATGTACCGCCCCCCAAATCGTAGACCGCAATGACGCCTTCCTGACCTGAATCGAGACCATAAGCAATCGCAGCAGCAGTTGGTTCATTCAGTAACCGCAAGACATGCAGCCCGGCGAGTTTAGCGGCTTCTTTGGTTCCGGCACGCTGAGCATCGTCAAAATAAGCGGGAACGGTAATGACAACACCAGCCAGCTCACCACCAAGCGTTTGCTCCGCCCGACGAGCCAGTGTTCTGAGGATATCCGCGGAAACCTGAATTGGATTTTTGTCACCCTGTGCGGTCTGTAACACAGGTAAACCATGATCACTGGATTTAAACCGATAGGGTAAATGAGGATAACGCTGTTCAACGTCATGCAAAGAACGACCGATCAGTCGTTTCACCGAAATAACTGTATTTTCTGGATCTCGCTGTGCTTTTTTTCTGGCCTCAATACCGACCAGTATTTCTTCCTGAGAATAATTCACGACAGAAGGGACAATACTCTGCCCATTCGCATCAGGTAGTGTCTCGGCCGAACCACTCCGGACCGAAGCCACCAGAGAATTTGTTGTACCTAAGTCAATGCCTGCAGCCAGCTTGTGTTGATGAGGTGAAGCACTCTGACCAGGCTCAGCAATTTGCAGTAATGCCATTGGGCTTTCCTTTTTCTGAACTAACCGAGAAGTTTCTCTTCGGCCCGTTCGATTTCATGTCTTAGTTTGGCAATAAACTTGAGTTTCCGGACTGAATCAGCAGCAACTTCCCATTGAGATTGCTCCAGTTCTTCTCGCAGGCCAGTCAATTGCGTTTTATACATTTTGCTGACTTTGCCTTCAAAATCGATCAGTTTATCATGGGCATCAGTATCGCTTTCAAGCATTTCCAGCTCTTCACGTAACAACATCTGCTCCATCAGGAATTCCGGATCCTGCATAGTCTGCTGCTCGCTGCGAAGATCAATTCCCTGAAGGATTAACAGATATTCAGCGCGGCGAATATCATTTTTCAGTGTCTGGTAGGCATCATTAATCTCAGATGCTTTCTGTACCGCAACTAAACGCTCCCGTTCTGAAGCCGTCGCAAAATTGTCCGGATGAAAGCGTTTCTGCAATTCCCGGAACTGAGAAGAAAGAAGGCTACCATCCAGATTAAACTGAATTGGTAGCCCAAATAATTCAAAGTAATTCATGTTAATATCAGTCCTGACTCATCGGCTATCCAATTCAACATTAACGCTTCCTGACTTCCGATGTCGTCGTACACTCGATTGTTGTACGCATGGATGTTGTCATATGAATGGGAACTGCTATGTTAAACATTAAAGCTTTCACCACAACCACATTCACTTTTCACATTCGGATTGTTGAATTCAAAGCCTTCGTTTAACCCCTGCTTGACATAATCTAACTGAGTGCCGTCAAGATAAACCAGACTCTTTGGATCAATGATAACTTTGACACCATGTTCCTCAAAGATCTGATCTTCTTCGTTTACTTCGTCAACAAATTCCAGTACATATGCCATGCCGGAACAACCCGTTGTTCTGACACCTAAACGTAAGCCAATTCCCTTTCCCCGGTTTTCTAAAAAGGTACGGACTCGATCTGCTGCAGTTTCAGTTAAGGTGATGGCCATACAACTCTAACCTTAAAATCTAGTGGGTTTGAGGAGGGAATCTCAAAGATTCCCTCGATTTCTTTTAAAGCTCGTGCTTTTTCTTGTAGTCCGCAACGGCTGCTTTAATCGCATCTTCAGCAAGAATTGAACAATGCACTTTGACAGGAGGCAATTCAAGTTCTTCCGCAATTTCAGCATTCTTTATTGCTGCAGCTTCATCAATTGATTTACCTTTAACCCACTCAGTTACCAGCGAGCTGGAAGCAATCGCACTACCACACCCATAGGTCTTAAATTTTGCATCTTCAATGATGCCTTCCGGTGAAACTTTAATCTGCAGTTTCATAACGTCACCACACGCCGGAGCACCTACCATACCACTTCCGACACTCGGATCTTCTTTATCAAAAGAACCGACATTGCGTGGATTCTCATAGTGGTCAATTACTTTATCACTATATGCCATGATGATTACCTCATATCCTCTATCGCCGGGAAGAAATTAATGATGAGCCCACTCAACAGAACTCAAATCAACGCCTTCCTTGTACATATCCCATAGAGGAGACATGTCGCGTAATTTATCTACAGCTACACGGATTTGCTCAACCGCGTAGTCTACCTCTTCTTCCGTCGTAAAACGACCAAACGAAAAACGAATCGAGCTATGAGCCAGTTCATCGTCCATCCCCAGAGCACGTAAGACATACGAAGGCTCCAGACTGGCAGAAGTACAGGCACTGCCTGATGAAACAGCCAGATCTTTCAGAGACATCAGTAACGATTCACCTTCAACATACGCAAAACTGATGTTCAGGTTATTCGGAAGACGCTGTTCTAGATCGCCATTGATCGTTACCGCTTCCATCCCTTCAAGCCCGGCCAGCATACGATCCCGCAATTTCTTCGCATGATCATAGTCTTGCTGCATTTCTTCTTTGGCAATCCGAAAGGCTTCGCCCATCCCAACAATTTGATGTGTTGGAAGTGTACCGGAACGGAATCCACGCTCGTGGCCGCCACCATGCATTTGAGCTTCCAGACGAATCCGTGGTTTACGGCGAACATAAAGCGCACCAATACCTTTCGGCCCATATACTTTGTGGGCGGACAAAGAAATCAGATCAACTTTCAGCTTCTGCACGTCGATCGGTAATTTTCCGGCTGATTGTGCTGCATCGACATGAAAAACGATTTTGCGCTCCCGACACAGTTCACCGATTGCTTCAATATCCTGAATCACACCGATCTCATTGTTCACATGCATAATAGAGACAAGAACTGTGTCATCACGCATTGCAGCTTCCAGCTTGTTCAAATCGATCAGACCATTTGATTCCGGCTCAAGGTATGTGACTTCAAAGCCTTCACGCTCAAGCTGACGACAGGTATCCAGAACGGCTTTATGCTCTGTTTTACAGGTAATGATATGTTTACCTTTCTTGCCGTAAAAGTGTGCTGCACCTTTAATCGCAAGGTTATCAGACTCAGTTGCGCCCGATGTAAAAACAATTTCTCTTGAATCAGCATTCAGCAATGCTGCAATCTGCTCACGTGCCGTATCAACAGCTTCTTCTGCCTGCCAGCCATAACGGTGAGAACGAGATGCCGGGTTACCATAAATACCATCGACCGTCATGTACTGAACCATTTTTTCAGCAACACGAGGATCAACCGGGCATGTCGCTGAATAGTCAAAATAAATAGGCAGTTTCATTTTCTACTCCAATGTAAAACTAGCAACTATGACCGCGCATTCGCTTCAAGAGACACAGGCTCGGTCGGAACCAAAGATGAATTCTGCTGTGTGCGCCCCTGAGTAACTGCAAGGTCTACATTCTGTCGATCTGAAATTTCTATTACTTCGTTATCATTCATCAGATCGCCCAGTGTGATGTTATTGAGAAAATCACTGATTCGGGAACTTAAATCACACCAAAGTGTATGAGTCAGGCAGCGGGTTCCTCCCTGACAATCCCCTTTTCCTGAACATTTGGTTGCATCGACGGATTCATCGACCGCACCAATTACATGTCCGACAGAAATAGCATAAGCTTCAGCACCCAGGCGATATCCGCCTCCCGGTCCCCGAACACTTGCTACCAGCCCTGCTTTACGCAGTTTTGCAAATAACTGCTCCAGATAGGACAAAGAAATCCCCTGGCGCTCAGAAATATCAGCCAGCGGTACTGGATTTTGTTGCGAATGCAGAGCCACATCAAGCATGGCGGTCACTGCATATCTTCCTTTTGATGTTAATCTCATAATCACTTGTATCCACACCGTTTATGTGGATAGCAGTGTGACATAACCAACCAAATGGGTCAAGTATTTGTTTGACTAATTTAGTCAGGTATTTAACCTTTCGTTTACAGTGGTTATTTTGACACCTTTTCAATCGAAGTCAAAATACCTCTTAATATATTGATTTCCTGAGATTCAGGTCGGGCACGACTAAACAAACGACGAAGTTTATTCATCACCAGATTTGGCTGATCTTCGGAAATAAACTGAGTCTGAAGCAGAACTTTTTCCAGATGCTGATAAAAGCGTTCCAACTCTTCATGACGCGGATAATCCACTGTGTCCTTCTGATGAGGAAAAGCTGATGCCTGCCACTCCAGATGAGCAACTCTGATCTCATAACAAAGGGTTTGTACCGCCATCGCCAGATTCAGAGAACTGTACTCCGGGTTTGCAGGAATCGCCACATGATAGTGACACTTTTGTAGTTCTTCATTCGTCAGACCGGTGCGCTCCCGACCAAAAACTAATGCTACCGGGGCTTGTTCACTTTCCAGAACAAAACGTTCTCCACATTCTCTCGGTGTCAGCATCGGCCAGGATAAAGTTCGGGAACGGGCACTACTGCCAACCACAAACTGACAATCAGCAACCGCTTTTTCAAGAGAATCCACGACAGTCGCATTCAATGCGATTTCACTGGCTCCGGCTGCCATTGCAATCGCCTGAGCATCAACTTCACATTGAGGATCAACCAAAACCATCTGTCTGAGTCCCATGACCTTCATCGCCCGGGCTGCTGAACCTATATTGCCTGAATGGGAAGTGCCGACCAGAACGACTTTCACTTGACTGAGCATGTGTAATTCTACTTTCTTCGAGATTAAACGACTTTATAATTAAGTGGCTGCCGATATTATCATAAAGCAGACAAAAATAGTCAGGTTCTGAGAGAAATAATCACCACTACAGAACACAATTTAACCACTTCCCTTTTCAGAGAACTCTGGTATACTTCGCCCGCTTTTTTCGTTCTTTAACATCCGTTGGGAAACTCGTATGCATCCAATGCTTAATATTGCTATTCGTGCCGCACGAAAAGCAGGCAATCATATTGCTAAATCACTAGAAAATGCTGAAAAAATTCAGTCCACTCAAAAAGGTACGAACGATTTCGTTACTAATGTAGACAAAGAAGCTGAGTCTATTATTGTTGACGTTATCAAAAACTCATATCCGGAACATGTCATTATCGCAGAAGAAAATGGTGTGATTGAAGGAAAAGATCAAGACGTACAATGGATCATCGACCCACTGGATGGCACCACTAACTTTCTCAAAGGACTTCCCCATTTCTCCGTCTCCATTGCTGTTCGCATCAAAGGGAGAACAGAAGTTGCCTGTGTTTATGACCCAATGCTGAATGAGTTGTTTACAGCACAACGCGGTGCGGGTGCACAGCTAAACAATTCCCGAATTCGGGTCAATGCACTCAAAGATTTACAAGGCACTGTTCTGGCAACCGGTTTTCCTTTCAAACAGAAACAACATGCTGAATCTTATCTGAAAATCGTTTCTGCACTGTTCACTGAATGCGCAGACTTCCGCAGAACAGGTTCTGCTGCTCTGGATTTATGCTACGTAGCAGCCAACCGTGTCGACGGTTTCTTTGAACTGGGTCTGAAGCCATGGGATATGGCTGCCGGTGACTTGATTGCCCGCGAAGCCGGCGCAATTGTCACTGACTTTGCCGGTGGAACTGAGTATATGAAATCAGGCAATATCGTTGCTTCCAGTGCTAAAGTAACCAAAGCAATCCTGAAACATGTCCGCGAACAGGGTAATGAAGCAATTCTGAAGTAATTATTTCCTGCCATGCACTCACTGCATGATAAATACGTGAGAATGGATGGTCTGAACACAAAAAAACCGCTGCAATCAGCGGTTTTTTTATATCTGACAATTAACGCGTCATATGAACATCACTCATGCAACTGTTCCATCCTGCTCATCAGAATGGTCACTTCCACCAATCCAATGAGCAAAATGACATGCTGTGTGAGTTTAGCCGTTAAGGCAACTCGTCAAACTCTGCCCCTTCTTTTTCAATCTGAGGCTGAAGTAAGTGCTCACGCTGAATACCCAGCTTGAGAGCCAGTGCCGAAGCAACATAGATTGAAGAGTATGTCCCGACGGTAATCCCGAGCAACAAGGCCAGAGCAAAACCGTGGATCATTGCACCACCTTCAACAAACAGAGCGATGACAACAAACAAAGTGGTTCCGGAAGTAATCAAAGTCCGGCTTAACGTTTGAGTAATAGAATTATCCATTACTTCAGCAGACTCACCCTTCCGCATTTTCCGGAAATTCTCCCGAATCCGGTCAAACACCACGATAGTATCGTTCAGTGAGTAACCAACCACTGTTAACAGTGCCGCGACAATAGTCAGATCGACCTCAATCTGTAACAGAGAGAATATTCCCAGAGTAATGGTCACATCGTGAGCCAAGGCCAGAACCGCACCAGCAGATAAACGCCATTCAAACCGCATCGAGACATACATCAGGATACAGATCAATGAGACCAGAATTGCCATGCCACCAGCTTCTGTCAGTTCATCACCAACATTCGGACCGACAAACTCAATACGGCGCATTTCAACATGCTGACCCGTTCCGGAATTAATTGCACTGATGATTTGATTACCCAGCGTTTCCCCGGCAACATCTTTGCGGGGACGAAGACGAACCATGACATCTTTGGCTGAACCAAAGTTTTGAACGGTTGCATCTCCGAAACCTTTGGCTTCCAGAGAACTTCTGACCTGTTCGAGATCTGCCGGCTGCTCAAAACTGACTTCAATCAGAGTTCCGCCAGTAAAATCAAGCCCCCAGTTAAATCCCTTGGTTGCGATCATCACAATGGACGCGATAATTAATAACGCCGAAAAAGCGAAGGTAAACTTCGACCAACGCATGAACCCGATCGCGTGCTTTGCTTTTAGAATTTGAAACATATCTATTCCCAGCTTTTCATGGTGACGACTGTTAGATCGACAATTTCTTAATTCGCTTGCCGCCATAAAGCAAGTTCACCACACAACGTGTACCAATAATGGCAGTAAACATTGAGGTGAGAATACCAATGGACAGTGTCACGGCAAATCCTTTGATTGCCCCGGTTCCGACAGCAAACAGAATAATTGCAGTAATCAGCGTTGTGATATTCGCATCGGCAATCGTACTAAACGCATTGGCATATCCCTGATGGATGGCCTGTTGCGGATTACGCCCCTCAAGAAGTTCTTCCCGGATCCGCTCAAAGATCAATACGTTAGCATCCACGGCCATACCGACAGTCAGGACAATACCGGCAATTCCCGGCAGAGTCATCGTCGCCCCCGGAATCATCGACATCACACCGACAATCAAGACTAAGTTAGCTGCCAGAGCCAGATTCGCAATCAAACCGAACTTACGATAGTAAAGCGCGGTAAACAGCATGACAGCGACCATACCCCAGATACATGCCAGAACCCCCATATCGATGTTCTGCTGCCCCATAGACGGACCAATTGTCCGCTCCTCAACAATAGAAATCGGAGCAATCAACGCACCGGCACGCAAAAGCAATGCAAGGTTATGCGCTTCAGCAGAAGAGTCGATACCGGTAATTCGGAAGCTACGGCCCAGAGCAGACTGAATGGTTGCCTGGTTAATCACTTCTTCATGTTTACTCAGAATGACTTTTCCTTCAGGCGTTTTACGACCACTGTCTTTATACTCGGCAAAAACAGTCGCCATCAGCTTCCCGATATTTTTCTCGGAAAATGCAGCCATTTTACTGCCGCCTTCACTGTCGAGAGAAATATTGACCTGAGGACGGCCATATTCATCAGCACTGGAGCTCGCATCAGTAATGCTGGCACCGCCTAGAATGACACGTTTTTTCAGCACGACCGGGCGGCCCTGACGATCCTGTTTGACTTCTGTT includes these proteins:
- the hscA gene encoding Fe-S protein assembly chaperone HscA; this translates as MALLQIAEPGQSASPHQHKLAAGIDLGTTNSLVASVRSGSAETLPDANGQSIVPSVVNYSQEEILVGIEARKKAQRDPENTVISVKRLIGRSLHDVEQRYPHLPYRFKSSDHGLPVLQTAQGDKNPIQVSADILRTLARRAEQTLGGELAGVVITVPAYFDDAQRAGTKEAAKLAGLHVLRLLNEPTAAAIAYGLDSGQEGVIAVYDLGGGTFDISILRLSKGVFEVLATGGDSALGGDDFDHLIADHLKECIAIEHALSAEEYRMLLDAASQAKIDLSDAETADISVLGWNGQLSRTQFEALIQPLVKKTLMSCRRALKDADVDAEDVIEVVMVGGSTRTPFVREMVGEFFGRQPLTSINPDEVVAIGAATQADILAGNKPDSEMLLLDVIPLSLGIETMGGLVEKIIPRNTTIPVARAQEFTTFKDGQTAMMIHTVQGEREMVDDCRSLARFSLKGIPPMTAGAAHIRVTYQVDADGLLSVTAMEKSTGIQAEIQVKPSYGLSDDEVANMLKDSMAHAEEDMRARALMEQCVEADRVIEGLIAAMQADGDELLNEQERGELLTAIETLIALRNGDDADAIEQGIKDIDKVSQPFASRRMDKSIREALAGQSVDDIE
- the hscB gene encoding co-chaperone HscB; the encoded protein is MNYFELFGLPIQFNLDGSLLSSQFRELQKRFHPDNFATASERERLVAVQKASEINDAYQTLKNDIRRAEYLLILQGIDLRSEQQTMQDPEFLMEQMLLREELEMLESDTDAHDKLIDFEGKVSKMYKTQLTGLREELEQSQWEVAADSVRKLKFIAKLRHEIERAEEKLLG
- the iscA gene encoding iron-sulfur cluster assembly protein IscA, with amino-acid sequence MAITLTETAADRVRTFLENRGKGIGLRLGVRTTGCSGMAYVLEFVDEVNEEDQIFEEHGVKVIIDPKSLVYLDGTQLDYVKQGLNEGFEFNNPNVKSECGCGESFNV
- the iscU gene encoding Fe-S cluster assembly scaffold IscU, with amino-acid sequence MAYSDKVIDHYENPRNVGSFDKEDPSVGSGMVGAPACGDVMKLQIKVSPEGIIEDAKFKTYGCGSAIASSSLVTEWVKGKSIDEAAAIKNAEIAEELELPPVKVHCSILAEDAIKAAVADYKKKHEL
- a CDS encoding IscS subfamily cysteine desulfurase, with protein sequence MKLPIYFDYSATCPVDPRVAEKMVQYMTVDGIYGNPASRSHRYGWQAEEAVDTAREQIAALLNADSREIVFTSGATESDNLAIKGAAHFYGKKGKHIITCKTEHKAVLDTCRQLEREGFEVTYLEPESNGLIDLNKLEAAMRDDTVLVSIMHVNNEIGVIQDIEAIGELCRERKIVFHVDAAQSAGKLPIDVQKLKVDLISLSAHKVYGPKGIGALYVRRKPRIRLEAQMHGGGHERGFRSGTLPTHQIVGMGEAFRIAKEEMQQDYDHAKKLRDRMLAGLEGMEAVTINGDLEQRLPNNLNISFAYVEGESLLMSLKDLAVSSGSACTSASLEPSYVLRALGMDDELAHSSIRFSFGRFTTEEEVDYAVEQIRVAVDKLRDMSPLWDMYKEGVDLSSVEWAHH
- the iscR gene encoding Fe-S cluster assembly transcriptional regulator IscR — protein: MRLTSKGRYAVTAMLDVALHSQQNPVPLADISERQGISLSYLEQLFAKLRKAGLVASVRGPGGGYRLGAEAYAISVGHVIGAVDESVDATKCSGKGDCQGGTRCLTHTLWCDLSSRISDFLNNITLGDLMNDNEVIEISDRQNVDLAVTQGRTQQNSSLVPTEPVSLEANARS
- the trmJ gene encoding tRNA (cytosine(32)/uridine(32)-2'-O)-methyltransferase TrmJ, yielding MLSQVKVVLVGTSHSGNIGSAARAMKVMGLRQMVLVDPQCEVDAQAIAMAAGASEIALNATVVDSLEKAVADCQFVVGSSARSRTLSWPMLTPRECGERFVLESEQAPVALVFGRERTGLTNEELQKCHYHVAIPANPEYSSLNLAMAVQTLCYEIRVAHLEWQASAFPHQKDTVDYPRHEELERFYQHLEKVLLQTQFISEDQPNLVMNKLRRLFSRARPESQEINILRGILTSIEKVSK
- the suhB gene encoding inositol-1-monophosphatase yields the protein MHPMLNIAIRAARKAGNHIAKSLENAEKIQSTQKGTNDFVTNVDKEAESIIVDVIKNSYPEHVIIAEENGVIEGKDQDVQWIIDPLDGTTNFLKGLPHFSVSIAVRIKGRTEVACVYDPMLNELFTAQRGAGAQLNNSRIRVNALKDLQGTVLATGFPFKQKQHAESYLKIVSALFTECADFRRTGSAALDLCYVAANRVDGFFELGLKPWDMAAGDLIAREAGAIVTDFAGGTEYMKSGNIVASSAKVTKAILKHVREQGNEAILK
- the secF gene encoding protein translocase subunit SecF, producing the protein MFQILKAKHAIGFMRWSKFTFAFSALLIIASIVMIATKGFNWGLDFTGGTLIEVSFEQPADLEQVRSSLEAKGFGDATVQNFGSAKDVMVRLRPRKDVAGETLGNQIISAINSGTGQHVEMRRIEFVGPNVGDELTEAGGMAILVSLICILMYVSMRFEWRLSAGAVLALAHDVTITLGIFSLLQIEVDLTIVAALLTVVGYSLNDTIVVFDRIRENFRKMRKGESAEVMDNSITQTLSRTLITSGTTLFVVIALFVEGGAMIHGFALALLLGITVGTYSSIYVASALALKLGIQREHLLQPQIEKEGAEFDELP
- the secD gene encoding protein translocase subunit SecD, which translates into the protein MLNRYPLWKYLMVVFVIAISALYALPNIYGEDPAVQITGARGASVDMATLDSVTRSLDKAHLSYKSAALENGSVLVRFNSTDTQLSARDTIRDALDSNMIVALNLAPLTPDWLESIGATPMKLGLDLRGGVHFLMEVDMDAAMDKLLTQEEDAFRTELREAKIRYRAVHTADNQRLEVVLRNEEQANQAVNVLQPKHRDMTILATDSQGRYVLTATYTEARLQEIRNYAVEQNITILRNRVNELGVAEPLVQRQGASRIVVELPGVQDTARAKEILGATATLEFREVDTSVDLAAAAAGRVPPGTEVKQDRQGRPVVLKKRVILGGASITDASSSADEYGRPQVNISLDSEGGSKMAAFSEKNIGKLMATVFAEYKDSGRKTPEGKVILSKHEEVINQATIQSALGRSFRITGIDSSAEAHNLALLLRAGALIAPISIVEERTIGPSMGQQNIDMGVLACIWGMVAVMLFTALYYRKFGLIANLALAANLVLIVGVMSMIPGATMTLPGIAGIVLTVGMAVDANVLIFERIREELLEGRNPQQAIHQGYANAFSTIADANITTLITAIILFAVGTGAIKGFAVTLSIGILTSMFTAIIGTRCVVNLLYGGKRIKKLSI